atatatatatcacctgtaatattataataatatattaaggttataattaaatatatacatatatatatatattatatatttatttatattttttaagtaaatataaataaaagtaaaaaaaatatatttatatattagatCTGTCACAATCCTTTttagatatataattacaattctgttaatataatattctataatataaatttaaatatatatatttatagatatatatatatataNNNNNNNNNNNNNNNNNNNNNNNNNNNNNNNNNNNNNNNNNNNNNNNNNNNNNNNNNNNNNNNNNNNNNNNNNNNNNNNNNNNNNNNNNNNNNNNNNNNNaaaaaaaaaaaaaaaaaaaaaaaaaacaaaaaaaagaaaaaacaagaaaaaaaaaacaaaaaaaaaaaaaaaaaaaaaaaaaaaaaaaaaaaaaaaaaaaaaaaaaaaaaaaaaaaacaaaaaaaaaaaaaaataaaaaaaaaaaaaaaaaaaaaaaaagatgataCTTTTAAAActaaatattttatgagttgcatgaaaaaaaaaaaaaaaaaaaaaatatatatatttatatataatttgtaacatataatgatattactaaatatgttatttatatgatatatacatatatattatatttatatccattttgatttttattacataaattttatttgtcttattattatatacgtcaaatatatatacatatatatatatatatatatatatatatatatatgtatttttttttttatttatttatttttatttttatttttttttttttttatacatgTTTTATGAAATTGCCGCaaaatcttttttttttttttttaaaaaaataagttCGTTTGTTTTCATGTCGTAAAAAAGTCTGCATTTTTTTGCTCGATTTTTTGGTAACTATAAATAGgaaataagaaaaaaaaccaaagaaaaaaaaattaaattaaataaattttatataaatgatattataataatatgttgataataaaacatttcaatatatatatatatattaagtattttattttggagatgataattttttttaccttTATCATTTCAAAATGCTTCAACTTTAAAATGTCCTTATCTATGGGCAGCTCAGGGAAATTATTCTTGTAGAACtttaaaatgataaaaataaaaaataaaatataaaatataaaaaatataatatataaaataaaaacattgCACACATTTTgtagaaaaatatatattcatacttgtttaatttatatatatataaatacaaacatatgtatatttttatttactCTCTTACGTTATATAACTGCCTAGGGTTGGGGggaatataatttttattttttggTAAATATTCATATCTTCTCATTATAGGATTATAAAAACAAGTTACCACATTATCATCTTTTCTTTCCTCgatattttcataaatactagaaataaatataagtTAATTATGTagtaaaatataatgtgcacatataaatatatatatatatatatatatatgtatgtatttttttttttttttttttcttttttttttcctaCTGTTCTAGATCATAACTAGATCCATTAAAAGGCAAATACACACATATGGAAAAAACCAATCCAAACGTTAATAAAATGGATATGACAATATACATTTCTACATGCTTAGTTGTTATATCATTTCGTTTTCCTTCTGAATATCTTTTGTATTTTTCAATTCGTTCATCTgaaataaagaaaaaataaaataaaataaaaaataaaaaaaaaaaaataaataaataaataaaaaaaaaaaaaaaaaagttaaatgattatataaatatatatatatatatatatatatatatatatttttactcCTTTCGTCCTCGTCTTCATATATAGACTCATCAATTATATCTGAGAATCCCATGTGTTGAAAATCcttatctatatttttatatttgttgtatatttctataaatatttcttctttttttttcttccGTTCTACATTCTTATCTTTAATGTACATATCGGGGTGATAATCCTTGAGAAGTTTCAACAATTTctataaacaaaaaaaaatacatatatatatatatatgtatatatttatttataaatatgtgcgccttatacattttttttttccttataCACACcctttttaatttgtttatatcttttttatcGTCATCATTAAGAATATGAGTAAAATCATTCTTTCTCAATCtctttaaaatattacaatcctctttatattcttcataATGTTTTATCTGTTCTTTGTTCTcatttgttatatttttatatggCATATGCATAAAATAAATCTTCTTCAAATGATCATAACCATTACTGTTTAATCGTTGTATTTTTAAGTATCTACAATGCTTAATTCTAGagaacatttttttttcttctttaaaaattttaaaaattatatttcagttcatcattttttaataatacaaaaaaaaaaaaaaaaaaaaaggaaataaaaaggaagggattttaaatatatttttaaaaaatgtttaatcatatatatattaaatatatatatatgtacacATTTTTgaatgtatatattttttatattttaatgatattatatcaaatatttaaaaaaaaaaaaaaaaaaaaaagtttttttcataatttaataataataaaaaaaaattataatatgaaataaaatatatatatatatatatatatatttttatttataccCTTTTTtcaaacaaaaaaaataaataaaagaaataaaaaaaaataatacattattattttttacatataaaataacaaggggtatatatatatatattttttttttttttttatttatatatggtttctaaaaaaaaaaaaaattaaaatatttaaaaaggttttataaaataaataaacaaataaaaaataaaaaaaaaaaaatataaataaatatattgcatatatattattattattaattatatattttttattgtttattaaaataaatatatattttNNNNNNNNNNNNNNNNNNNNNNNNNNNNNNNNNNNNNNNNNNNNNNNNNNNNNNNNNNNNNNNNNNNNNNNNNNNNNNNNNNNNNNNNNNNNNNNNNNNNatata
This window of the Plasmodium gaboni strain SY75 chromosome 1, whole genome shotgun sequence genome carries:
- a CDS encoding hypothetical protein (conserved Plasmodium protein, unknown function) encodes the protein MFSRIKHCRYLKIQRLNSNGYDHLKKIYFMHMPYKNITNENKEQIKHYEEYKEDCNILKRLRKNDFTHILNDDDKKDINKLKRKLLKLLKDYHPDMYIKDKNVERKKKKEEIFIEIYNKYKNIDKDFQHMGFSDIIDESIYEDEDERNERIEKYKRYSEGKRNDITTKHVEMYIVISILLTFGLVFSICVYLPFNGSSYDLEHIYENIEERKDDNVVTCFYNPIMRRYEYLPKNKNYIPPNPRQLYNFYKNNFPELPIDKDILKLKHFEMIKLPKNRAKKCRLFYDMKTNELIFLKKKKKDFAAIS